Proteins from a single region of Desulfobacterales bacterium:
- a CDS encoding glycosyltransferase: protein MKILNVNMSIDPVTGGGTAERTYQMSMAFAKLGIKSVLLTTNVGLKHQSIRNLKGIDIAALPCVNERYYIPKFSYRKIRKIIHRSDIVHLMNHWTYLNAIIYQMAVGMKKPYVVCPAGALPIYGRSKFIKQVFNFVIGKRIIRNANAHIAVSINEVSQYKKYGIASNQVVHIPNGINEEDFKVEGVSDFRNQYGLGGAPFILFLGRLNHIKGPDLLLQAFNNLKDKIQKYHLVFVGPDGGMLAELRKMTFTFGIDDRVHFIGYLGGIQKAQAYHAADLLAIPSRQEAMSIVVLEAGIAGTPALITDQCGFDEIERIGGGKAVSASVQALQLGLEEILRDSGRLKEMGEKLRIFVSGNYTWDVIINRYIDLYRCILQKK from the coding sequence ATGAAGATTTTAAATGTCAATATGTCGATCGACCCTGTCACCGGAGGCGGGACAGCTGAAAGAACATATCAGATGAGTATGGCTTTTGCCAAATTGGGTATTAAGAGTGTTCTCCTCACTACAAACGTTGGATTAAAACATCAAAGTATTCGAAATTTAAAAGGCATAGATATCGCAGCGCTTCCTTGTGTAAATGAACGTTATTATATTCCAAAATTTTCATACCGTAAGATCAGAAAAATTATCCATAGATCGGACATTGTTCATTTAATGAATCATTGGACGTATCTCAACGCCATAATATATCAAATGGCCGTGGGAATGAAAAAGCCCTATGTGGTTTGTCCGGCCGGGGCCCTACCGATTTATGGCAGATCGAAATTTATTAAACAAGTCTTCAATTTTGTTATCGGGAAAAGGATTATTAGAAATGCGAACGCTCATATCGCTGTCAGCATCAATGAAGTCAGTCAATATAAAAAATATGGCATTGCATCGAATCAGGTCGTTCATATACCAAACGGAATCAATGAAGAAGATTTCAAAGTTGAAGGTGTGTCCGATTTCCGTAATCAATACGGCCTTGGTGGTGCTCCTTTTATTTTATTTTTAGGACGACTGAATCATATTAAAGGGCCCGATTTACTGCTTCAGGCTTTTAATAATTTAAAAGATAAAATACAAAAATATCATCTTGTGTTTGTCGGTCCTGATGGGGGCATGCTAGCTGAACTGCGCAAAATGACTTTTACTTTCGGTATTGATGACCGGGTTCATTTTATCGGCTACTTAGGTGGAATTCAGAAAGCTCAAGCCTATCACGCTGCAGATCTGCTCGCGATTCCATCTAGGCAGGAAGCGATGTCGATCGTTGTTCTCGAAGCCGGTATTGCCGGGACACCGGCTTTAATAACGGATCAATGCGGTTTCGATGAAATCGAGCGTATCGGCGGCGGGAAAGCGGTATCTGCCTCCGTCCAAGCGCTTCAGCTTGGCCTTGAGGAGATCCTTCGGGATTCCGGACGATTAAAGGAAATGGGGGAAAAGCTTAGAATATTTGTCAGTGGAAATTATACGTGGGATGTCATCATCAATAGATACATCGATCTGTATCGTTGTATCTTGCAAAAGAAATAA